One window of Burkholderia thailandensis E264 genomic DNA carries:
- a CDS encoding cation:proton antiporter → MKSAFSFLPNWPLAPDAIFWAGFALFAAGLCGELCYRAWRLPRVTGYAVIGLIAGAFGFGVIDASTDDTLRLLINVALGLLLFELGSRLDLRWIRRNPWLIASSLAEATLTFVLVLAVLLLLKVPGMIALVLAAIAISTSPAMVIQLKTELRAEGQVSQRLITLSALNSVYAVVLTKLVTSWLHQEAYGNVFATILQPIYLLAGSFIVAYLFARACNYLFRHVAATMRDEHSFVALFGLVVLAIAVAQVLKLSTMLTLLLAGIIVKNLEVRPQLWPEHFGTAGWLLTVILFVLTLTSFEWQDVVAGGLVAGALIATRFFAKLVGVLAFAKPSGLGVKQGVALGFSLVPMSALAYLLVDDTYQLYPNFDPRLRAVIMCSIVVLQLIGPLVVYRSLSAVGERRDAS, encoded by the coding sequence GGCGAGCTCTGCTATCGCGCATGGCGCCTGCCGCGCGTGACGGGCTACGCGGTGATCGGCCTCATCGCCGGCGCGTTCGGCTTCGGCGTGATCGACGCGAGCACCGACGACACGTTGCGGCTCCTCATCAACGTCGCGCTCGGGCTGCTGCTGTTCGAGCTCGGCAGCCGGCTCGACTTGCGCTGGATTCGCCGCAATCCTTGGCTCATCGCGTCGAGTCTCGCGGAGGCGACGCTCACGTTCGTGCTCGTGCTCGCGGTGCTGCTGCTGCTCAAGGTGCCGGGAATGATCGCGCTCGTGCTCGCGGCGATCGCCATCTCGACGTCGCCCGCGATGGTGATCCAGCTGAAGACGGAGTTGCGCGCGGAAGGGCAGGTGTCGCAGCGGCTCATCACGCTGTCCGCGCTCAACAGCGTCTATGCGGTCGTGCTGACGAAGCTCGTCACGAGCTGGCTGCATCAGGAGGCGTACGGCAACGTGTTCGCGACGATCCTGCAACCGATTTACCTGCTCGCCGGCTCGTTCATCGTCGCGTATCTGTTCGCTCGCGCATGCAATTATCTGTTCAGGCATGTCGCCGCGACGATGCGCGACGAGCATTCGTTCGTCGCGCTGTTCGGCCTCGTCGTGCTGGCGATCGCGGTCGCGCAGGTGCTCAAGCTGTCGACGATGCTCACGCTGTTGCTCGCCGGCATCATCGTGAAGAATCTCGAAGTCCGCCCGCAATTGTGGCCCGAACATTTCGGCACGGCCGGCTGGCTTCTCACCGTGATCCTGTTCGTGCTGACGCTCACGTCGTTCGAATGGCAGGACGTCGTCGCGGGCGGCCTCGTCGCGGGTGCGCTGATTGCGACGCGCTTTTTCGCGAAGCTCGTCGGCGTGCTCGCGTTCGCGAAGCCGAGCGGCCTCGGCGTGAAGCAGGGCGTCGCGCTCGGCTTCTCGCTCGTGCCGATGTCGGCGCTCGCGTATCTGCTCGTCGACGACACCTACCAGCTCTACCCGAATTTCGATCCGCGCCTGCGCGCGGTCATCATGTGCTCGATCGTCGTGCTGCAACTGATCGGGCCGCTTGTCGTCTATCGCAGCCTGTCGGCCGTCGGCGAGCGGCGCGACGCGAG